In the Aneurinibacillus soli genome, one interval contains:
- a CDS encoding universal stress protein — translation MKILIAVDESLFTKKSFEFITTNSFKDIEELHLVHVIPDYGHVVDVYPEIKHKLIEQATELLEKNLGYINDMEVIKIPEILQGESIAQCLCQYCDTHEIDLVLIGCRGLSDYDSLSLGSVSHNLVNQSKISVLIVK, via the coding sequence ATGAAGATTTTAATTGCAGTTGATGAGTCTCTATTCACAAAAAAATCATTTGAGTTTATTACTACGAATTCTTTTAAAGATATTGAGGAACTACATCTTGTTCATGTTATTCCAGATTATGGACATGTTGTTGATGTATATCCTGAAATAAAACATAAACTAATAGAGCAGGCGACTGAGTTATTAGAAAAAAATTTGGGCTATATAAATGATATGGAAGTAATAAAAATACCCGAAATTTTACAAGGGGAATCGATTGCACAATGTCTTTGTCAGTATTGTGATACTCATGAAATAGACCTTGTTCTTATAGGTTGTCGAGGATTATCGGATTACGATTCGTTGTCATTAGGTAGTGTAAGTCATAATCTAGTTAATCAATCCAAGATATCGGTGCTTATTGTTAAATAG
- a CDS encoding divergent PAP2 family protein, which produces MSTWFSNFPLWSALIAIGLAQFVKIPITYLYTRRWDWRLIFSTGGMPSSHSAAVTALTTAVGLIEGFNSTYFAISTVFAIIIMFDAAGVRRHAGTHAAVLNTLIEDFNVLVEEMKALRIKPRQERARKLKELLGHQPSEVIVGAWLGIIQSYVLYPLWIA; this is translated from the coding sequence ATGTCAACATGGTTCAGTAATTTCCCGCTCTGGTCCGCCCTTATAGCGATTGGGCTGGCTCAATTTGTTAAAATCCCGATTACGTATCTGTACACACGGAGATGGGATTGGCGGCTTATTTTTAGCACCGGGGGTATGCCAAGCTCCCACTCAGCCGCTGTTACCGCCCTGACTACAGCGGTAGGGCTTATAGAAGGCTTCAACTCTACGTATTTTGCGATCTCCACGGTTTTCGCCATCATTATTATGTTTGATGCCGCTGGCGTTCGACGGCATGCCGGCACACACGCAGCGGTTCTTAACACATTAATTGAAGACTTTAATGTACTTGTTGAGGAAATGAAAGCGTTGCGGATCAAGCCTCGCCAAGAACGGGCTCGCAAACTAAAAGAGCTTCTTGGACATCAGCCAAGTGAAGTCATTGTCGGAGCATGGCTTGGTATCATTCAATCGTATGTACTATACCCGCTTTGGATCGCATGA
- a CDS encoding leucyl aminopeptidase, with product MKIEIQTQQAHTIKADCLIVGITEGITKLPDVLTAADTELGGALAELFAGGDVCSKKKSTQIIHTLGKTAVRRIMLIGLGKEEEYSFEVIREAAARAVKEALKAKLTTLTFAFDLAVGTHETGHALVEGALLANYRITSYQRDHKPAPQLAALTIISAEDAVEQVKEGARMGEAFANGTSLARDLTNLPGNYLTPTILAKKACELAERHGMEIEVLDKANMEVEGMGGLLGVSQGSAEPPKLIVIKYKGAGDWTDVLGIVGKGVTFDSGGISIKPAASMDEMKGDMGGAASVLGVLDILGTLKPAIDVVAVIPTTENMPSGTALKPGDVITAMNGKTIEILNTDAEGRLILADGLSYARKMGASRLVDMATLTGAALVALGTCTTAAITNDETLMEEVMEAAAEAGELLWRLPTFDPYMDLIKSQIADLKNTGGRHAGTITAGLFLREFAEDTPWVHLDIAGPSWAAKADDFTPAGGTGAMVRTVATLALQMSQEDSEI from the coding sequence ATGAAAATTGAAATTCAAACCCAGCAGGCACATACAATCAAGGCAGACTGCCTGATTGTAGGGATCACAGAAGGAATCACTAAATTGCCGGATGTATTGACAGCAGCTGATACAGAACTGGGCGGTGCGCTTGCAGAATTATTTGCGGGCGGTGATGTATGTAGCAAGAAAAAAAGCACGCAGATTATTCACACATTAGGCAAAACAGCTGTCCGTCGCATTATGCTAATCGGGCTTGGGAAAGAGGAAGAGTATTCGTTTGAAGTCATTCGTGAAGCTGCTGCACGCGCTGTGAAGGAAGCGCTCAAAGCCAAGCTTACGACGCTGACGTTTGCATTTGATCTAGCTGTGGGCACACACGAAACTGGACACGCGCTTGTCGAAGGGGCTTTGCTTGCGAACTATCGCATTACGAGCTATCAGCGGGATCATAAGCCAGCTCCGCAGCTTGCAGCTCTAACGATCATCAGTGCAGAAGATGCGGTAGAGCAGGTGAAAGAAGGAGCTCGCATGGGCGAAGCGTTTGCGAACGGGACGAGTCTGGCACGTGATCTTACCAATCTGCCTGGCAATTATTTGACTCCGACCATTCTCGCTAAAAAAGCGTGTGAACTGGCGGAGCGGCATGGTATGGAGATTGAGGTTCTCGATAAGGCGAACATGGAAGTGGAAGGAATGGGAGGGCTGCTTGGCGTCAGCCAGGGATCAGCAGAACCACCTAAACTGATTGTCATTAAATACAAAGGGGCAGGCGATTGGACTGATGTGCTCGGTATCGTTGGCAAAGGTGTTACGTTTGACTCCGGCGGTATCTCCATTAAACCAGCGGCATCAATGGATGAGATGAAAGGCGACATGGGTGGAGCCGCCTCCGTTCTGGGCGTGCTCGATATTCTTGGTACGCTTAAGCCTGCGATTGATGTTGTCGCTGTGATTCCGACAACCGAGAACATGCCAAGCGGTACGGCGCTCAAACCGGGTGATGTGATTACCGCGATGAATGGCAAAACGATCGAAATTTTGAATACAGATGCGGAAGGACGTCTCATTCTCGCAGATGGATTGTCGTATGCCCGTAAAATGGGTGCATCGCGTCTTGTGGATATGGCGACTTTGACAGGAGCTGCACTTGTGGCACTTGGTACGTGCACAACAGCCGCCATCACGAATGACGAAACGCTGATGGAAGAAGTGATGGAGGCAGCAGCCGAGGCGGGTGAGCTACTGTGGCGCTTGCCAACATTTGACCCGTATATGGATTTGATCAAAAGTCAGATTGCTGACTTAAAAAATACCGGCGGTCGTCATGCGGGCACGATTACAGCTGGCTTGTTCTTGCGTGAGTTTGCAGAAGATACGCCATGGGTGCATCTTGATATTGCTGGACCGAGCTGGGCAGCGAAGGCAGACGACTTCACTCCGGCTGGCGGCACAGGTGCAATGGTACGGACAGTGGCAACGCTTGCCCTGCAAATGTCGCAGGAAGATTCCGAAATTTAG
- a CDS encoding metallophosphoesterase family protein, with the protein MNKTLLTALLTALLTASTLVIPTVSSHAQNTGKPVLSFPVISDIHIQAPQPKSLQKFAAALQDLHSASPAADALIINGDLTDGEPADYQKLKETLQSNPHPPRVYYTIGNHEFFKAWHNKNRARSAATFPNGETERASIARFLSLTGEKSVYHAKVIKGYTFVFLGSEQYRQSNPGNLEDAYLSKKQLDWLEQTLVKASQTGKPIFVFLHQPLPYTVSGTHTCCTNNRAVVQHEALKDILNRFPEAILFTGHTHWELKLPQTFVQDNFTMVNTSSVAQPWTDNGQPGGGTPVKGEASEGLVVNVYTNKVEIKGRSFTKKQWIPGAQFTVPILQ; encoded by the coding sequence GTGAATAAGACTCTGCTTACTGCACTGCTTACTGCACTGCTTACTGCCAGCACCCTTGTCATTCCAACCGTCTCAAGCCATGCGCAAAATACCGGAAAGCCCGTTCTCAGCTTTCCGGTCATTAGCGATATTCATATTCAAGCTCCCCAGCCAAAAAGTCTGCAAAAATTCGCCGCAGCCCTACAAGATCTGCACAGCGCAAGTCCAGCGGCAGATGCACTTATTATAAACGGCGACTTAACAGACGGGGAACCAGCGGATTACCAGAAGCTCAAAGAAACACTTCAAAGCAATCCGCATCCACCCCGTGTATACTACACAATCGGCAACCATGAATTTTTTAAAGCCTGGCACAACAAGAATCGAGCACGGTCTGCTGCTACTTTCCCAAACGGAGAAACCGAACGTGCTTCCATCGCACGCTTCTTATCTCTAACAGGAGAAAAAAGCGTATACCATGCCAAGGTGATAAAAGGTTATACGTTTGTTTTCCTTGGTTCCGAGCAATATCGCCAGTCTAACCCTGGCAACTTAGAAGACGCGTATTTGTCAAAAAAACAACTGGACTGGCTGGAACAAACGCTTGTAAAAGCCTCACAAACAGGAAAACCGATTTTTGTCTTTTTGCATCAGCCGCTTCCATATACCGTGTCAGGGACGCATACGTGCTGTACAAACAATCGGGCCGTTGTGCAGCATGAAGCACTGAAAGATATTCTGAACCGCTTCCCGGAAGCAATCCTATTTACCGGACACACGCACTGGGAGCTGAAGCTGCCACAAACGTTTGTACAGGATAATTTTACGATGGTTAATACAAGCTCAGTGGCACAGCCATGGACCGACAATGGACAACCCGGAGGCGGAACTCCGGTGAAAGGGGAAGCAAGTGAAGGACTTGTTGTGAATGTGTATACCAACAAAGTGGAGATTAAAGGACGGAGTTTTACGAAGAAGCAGTGGATTCCTGGAGCGCAGTTTACGGTTCCGATTCTCCAATAA
- a CDS encoding nucleobase:cation symporter-2 family protein, whose product MYAGAVVVPLIVGPAIGMTQEQLAYLISIDLFTCGLASLFQVWGGKYFGVKLPILMGCAFQAVGPMIAIGNSPGPGQGITAIYGAIIAAGIVVMILAQFMHKIIKFFPPVVTGSVVVIIGTSLIGAAMGNIVGQPNKPGFASLTNLWLAGITLLSIVLMNRFFSGYMKSISVLLSLVIGTAVAWFMGLVDFAVVGKASWFHMVEPFRFGMPTFHLTAILSMVLVGIVSMIESTGVFFALSEVCEKKIDGNDIKRGLRAEGLAQVIGGIFQAFPYTTYSQNVGLVAMTGVKTRKVVVAACLIIMALGLLPKVAAITTIIPNPVLGGAMIPMFGMVMASGVRQLSRVNFQRVENMLIIAISVGLGLGVSIAPNVFAHIPEKFRLIMESGIVTGSLAAIILNLILNGLGDRDQKDMMDVIKEEHVPETVS is encoded by the coding sequence ATGTATGCAGGTGCTGTTGTCGTTCCGTTAATCGTCGGACCGGCGATTGGGATGACACAGGAACAGCTCGCCTATTTGATTTCCATTGACCTGTTCACATGTGGTCTCGCGTCATTGTTTCAAGTATGGGGCGGCAAGTATTTCGGCGTGAAGCTCCCGATTCTTATGGGCTGTGCGTTCCAGGCAGTAGGGCCGATGATTGCGATCGGAAATTCGCCAGGGCCAGGACAAGGAATTACAGCCATATATGGAGCCATTATTGCCGCCGGTATTGTCGTGATGATTCTAGCGCAATTTATGCATAAAATTATTAAGTTCTTCCCGCCTGTTGTAACAGGCTCGGTTGTCGTGATTATCGGTACATCTTTGATTGGTGCGGCGATGGGCAATATTGTCGGTCAGCCGAATAAACCGGGTTTTGCAAGTCTTACGAACTTGTGGTTGGCTGGCATTACGCTCTTATCCATTGTTCTTATGAATCGTTTCTTTAGCGGATATATGAAATCCATTTCGGTTCTGCTCTCGCTTGTAATCGGTACGGCAGTTGCATGGTTTATGGGATTAGTGGATTTTGCTGTTGTGGGCAAAGCTTCCTGGTTCCATATGGTTGAACCGTTCCGTTTCGGCATGCCGACTTTTCATCTCACGGCCATTCTGAGCATGGTTCTTGTTGGGATTGTAAGCATGATCGAGTCGACAGGTGTTTTCTTCGCTTTGTCTGAAGTATGTGAGAAGAAAATTGATGGGAATGACATCAAACGAGGCCTGCGTGCAGAAGGTTTGGCCCAGGTAATTGGCGGTATTTTTCAGGCATTCCCGTATACAACGTATTCGCAAAACGTAGGTCTTGTTGCGATGACAGGTGTGAAAACACGTAAAGTGGTAGTAGCAGCATGTCTCATCATTATGGCACTCGGCCTGCTCCCAAAAGTAGCGGCCATTACAACGATTATTCCGAATCCGGTACTGGGTGGTGCTATGATTCCGATGTTTGGCATGGTTATGGCTTCGGGTGTACGCCAGCTATCCCGTGTGAACTTCCAGCGTGTAGAAAACATGCTGATTATTGCAATATCTGTAGGTCTTGGTCTTGGTGTATCCATCGCTCCGAACGTGTTCGCTCACATTCCGGAAAAGTTCCGTCTGATCATGGAAAGCGGCATTGTAACCGGAAGCCTGGCAGCGATTATCCTGAATCTGATTCTGAATGGACTTGGAGATCGTGATCAGAAAGACATGATGGATGTGATTAAAGAGGAACACGTACCGGAAACAGTTTCCTGA
- a CDS encoding xanthine phosphoribosyltransferase, which translates to MEMLKEKIRQEGLVPSDNILKVDSFLNHQIDPVLMMAIGEEFARLFADAGITKILTIESSGIAAALTAGLKLNVSLVFARKKKSVLMNEDVYMTDVHSFTKNETNQVTVLKKFLPAGETILIIDDFLANGEAALGLAHLVEQAGSTVAGIGIVIEKAFQNGGARLREKGFRVESLARIASLTAGEVTFVEECVQA; encoded by the coding sequence ATGGAAATGTTAAAGGAGAAAATTCGCCAGGAAGGTCTGGTGCCAAGCGACAACATTTTGAAAGTGGATTCATTTCTGAACCATCAGATTGATCCGGTGTTGATGATGGCGATTGGGGAGGAGTTTGCTCGTCTTTTTGCTGATGCGGGTATTACAAAAATCCTGACAATCGAATCATCGGGAATTGCGGCTGCTCTGACAGCTGGGCTTAAGCTGAATGTATCGCTCGTGTTTGCCCGTAAGAAAAAATCGGTGCTGATGAATGAAGATGTGTATATGACGGATGTACATTCGTTTACAAAAAATGAGACGAATCAAGTTACAGTGCTTAAGAAGTTCCTTCCTGCCGGCGAAACCATTCTGATCATCGATGATTTTCTGGCGAATGGCGAGGCGGCTCTCGGGCTGGCGCACCTGGTGGAACAGGCGGGAAGTACGGTTGCAGGTATTGGCATTGTAATCGAGAAGGCGTTCCAAAATGGGGGTGCCCGTCTGAGAGAAAAAGGCTTCCGTGTGGAGTCTCTGGCGCGTATTGCGTCACTGACAGCGGGGGAAGTTACATTTGTAGAAGAGTGCGTACAAGCATAG
- a CDS encoding 3D domain-containing protein: MNILLKNVKASLSYLLIALVCTLLGAYMLLNQPKNLRPQSVQEIPTKPVVQQPKQPQAKMDKPIVRERFPLATKGETVETLALLRNYPKLNVLATGYSPGPESTGKTIGHPAYGITYSGVKARRDPASVSTIAADLSIFPLGTILYIPGYGYGIVADKGSAIKGRKIDLYFDSKEQVYKEWGKKRTDVYVIEKGTGKVTEEVMAELDRSAAPVLSEKK, encoded by the coding sequence ATGAACATATTACTAAAAAATGTGAAGGCGTCGCTCTCATATTTACTTATTGCGCTCGTCTGTACGCTGCTTGGTGCATATATGCTATTGAATCAACCGAAGAACTTGCGGCCACAATCGGTACAGGAAATTCCGACAAAACCGGTCGTACAGCAGCCAAAGCAGCCGCAGGCAAAGATGGATAAACCAATCGTTCGAGAACGTTTTCCGCTTGCGACAAAAGGCGAAACGGTAGAGACGCTAGCATTATTGCGTAATTATCCAAAACTGAATGTACTGGCCACTGGCTATTCGCCCGGACCTGAATCAACTGGCAAAACAATTGGGCATCCGGCATATGGTATTACATATTCTGGAGTTAAAGCGCGACGGGACCCTGCATCGGTTTCGACGATTGCAGCGGATTTGTCCATCTTTCCACTGGGGACGATTTTGTACATTCCAGGTTACGGATATGGCATCGTAGCGGATAAAGGTTCTGCGATTAAAGGGCGCAAGATCGATCTGTATTTTGACAGTAAGGAGCAAGTCTACAAGGAATGGGGCAAAAAGCGGACGGATGTGTACGTGATCGAAAAAGGAACAGGTAAAGTAACGGAAGAAGTTATGGCTGAACTCGATCGCAGTGCGGCTCCCGTATTATCAGAGAAAAAATAG
- a CDS encoding YmaF family protein yields the protein MKKVFKVNRKSTGKTNQRRAQRHTHEFLGSLKLAEMGIDRHNHRFAGVTGQAIPRGRSHVHVISTNTDFFGHFHQVKIVTGPAIPIGNGKHIHFVKGQTTLVDGHLHRFAFATLIENPLT from the coding sequence ATGAAGAAAGTGTTTAAAGTAAACAGAAAATCTACAGGTAAAACAAATCAAAGGCGAGCACAGCGGCATACACACGAATTCCTAGGAAGTTTAAAGTTGGCAGAAATGGGGATTGACAGACATAATCATCGTTTTGCAGGCGTTACAGGTCAAGCCATTCCAAGAGGACGGAGCCACGTTCACGTTATATCTACGAATACAGACTTTTTCGGCCACTTTCACCAAGTGAAAATCGTTACGGGCCCTGCTATTCCTATCGGGAATGGTAAACACATACACTTTGTTAAAGGGCAAACCACATTGGTTGATGGCCACCTTCATAGATTTGCCTTTGCTACGTTAATTGAAAATCCGCTTACTTGA
- a CDS encoding NAD(P)/FAD-dependent oxidoreductase has translation MDLTRDEKVYDITIVGGGPAGLFTAFYAGMRQSSCKIIESMPQLGGQLSALYPEKYIYDVAGFPKIRAQELIDRLKEQMDQFETTACLEEKVMNIEKKAEDLFEITTDKGVHLSRTIIITAGVGAFEPRRLEVEGAEQFEKANLHYFVDDLNKFAGQKVVIFGGGDSAVDWALMLEPIAEKVTIVHRRDKFRAHEHSVENLMNSKVNVLTPYEPHALEGTDKIEKVILRNSSTEELVTENVDAVIVNFGFISSLGPIKNWGLEFEKGAISVNSRMETNIPGIYAAGDIATYPGKIKLIAVGFGEAPTAVNNAKSYMDPEARVQPAHSSSMKL, from the coding sequence ATGGATCTTACAAGAGATGAAAAAGTGTATGACATTACCATCGTAGGCGGTGGCCCGGCAGGACTGTTCACTGCATTCTACGCTGGTATGCGTCAATCAAGTTGCAAGATCATCGAAAGCATGCCACAACTCGGCGGACAACTATCCGCACTCTATCCAGAAAAGTACATTTATGACGTAGCTGGCTTTCCTAAAATCCGGGCACAAGAATTGATCGACCGTCTGAAAGAACAAATGGACCAGTTTGAAACAACAGCCTGCCTTGAAGAAAAAGTGATGAATATTGAGAAAAAAGCAGAAGACCTTTTTGAGATTACAACAGACAAAGGCGTACACCTCTCCCGCACCATCATCATTACAGCTGGCGTTGGCGCATTTGAGCCGCGTAGACTGGAAGTGGAAGGTGCAGAACAGTTTGAAAAGGCGAACCTGCATTACTTTGTAGACGATTTGAATAAATTTGCTGGGCAAAAAGTGGTCATATTCGGCGGTGGTGATTCTGCTGTAGACTGGGCCCTGATGCTTGAGCCAATCGCAGAAAAAGTTACCATTGTACACCGTCGCGACAAATTCCGTGCCCACGAGCACAGTGTTGAGAATTTAATGAACTCAAAGGTTAACGTGCTCACTCCATACGAACCTCATGCACTTGAGGGCACAGATAAAATTGAGAAGGTTATCCTTCGCAATAGCAGTACAGAAGAACTTGTTACCGAAAATGTAGACGCTGTCATTGTAAACTTCGGCTTTATCTCCTCTCTTGGCCCAATCAAAAACTGGGGTCTTGAATTCGAGAAGGGGGCCATCAGCGTGAATTCCCGCATGGAAACAAATATCCCGGGCATCTATGCTGCCGGTGACATTGCTACATATCCAGGCAAAATCAAACTCATCGCTGTCGGTTTCGGAGAAGCTCCGACTGCCGTGAACAATGCGAAATCATATATGGACCCGGAAGCACGTGTGCAGCCGGCTCACAGCTCTAGCATGAAGCTGTAG
- a CDS encoding NAD(P)/FAD-dependent oxidoreductase, which produces MSTPKILILGGGYGGLMTAVRLQKQLNHNEAEVTLVNKHDYHYFTTWLHEPAAGTKDPEKCRVDIESILDTNKIKFVKGTVSEIKREQKTAVLDSGEQLAYDYLVIGLGSEPETFGIQGLKEHAYSIRSINSVREIREHIEYCFAKFKNERRPELLTFIVGGAGFTGIEFVGELSDRVPELCAEFDIEPSNVKIYNIEAAPTVLPGFDPDLVNYAMDVLGRKGVTFKISTPIKECTPEGVVLADGEEIKSSTVVWTGGVRGNSIIENAGFETMRGRVKVDPYLHAPGHDDVFIVGDGALIINEEINRPYPPTAQIAIQQGENLGDNLVALVRGGSELKPFVPSLKGTVASLGKNEAIGLVGDKKIYGSTAALMKKIIDNRSLFLLGGLPLVMKKVKL; this is translated from the coding sequence ATGAGTACACCTAAAATTCTCATCCTCGGTGGAGGATACGGCGGCTTAATGACAGCGGTTCGCCTCCAAAAACAATTAAACCACAACGAAGCTGAAGTCACTCTTGTAAACAAACACGATTACCACTACTTTACGACATGGCTTCATGAACCGGCAGCGGGTACAAAAGATCCAGAAAAATGCCGTGTAGATATCGAGTCGATTCTCGATACGAACAAAATTAAATTCGTTAAAGGTACTGTGTCTGAAATCAAGCGCGAACAGAAAACAGCGGTTCTTGATTCTGGTGAGCAGTTAGCATACGACTATCTCGTGATTGGTCTTGGAAGCGAGCCGGAAACATTCGGCATCCAAGGACTTAAAGAACATGCATACAGCATCCGTAGCATCAACAGTGTTCGTGAAATTCGCGAGCATATCGAATATTGCTTCGCAAAATTCAAAAACGAACGCCGTCCAGAATTGCTGACATTCATTGTCGGTGGTGCAGGCTTTACAGGCATTGAGTTCGTAGGCGAATTATCTGACCGCGTACCAGAACTGTGTGCAGAATTCGATATCGAACCGTCTAATGTAAAAATCTACAACATTGAAGCAGCTCCGACTGTATTGCCAGGCTTCGATCCAGACCTCGTGAACTACGCGATGGACGTTCTCGGACGCAAAGGTGTTACGTTCAAAATCAGCACACCGATCAAAGAGTGCACGCCAGAAGGTGTTGTGCTTGCTGACGGTGAAGAAATTAAATCCAGCACAGTTGTATGGACTGGTGGCGTTCGCGGGAATTCCATCATCGAAAACGCAGGTTTCGAAACAATGCGTGGCCGTGTAAAAGTTGACCCATATCTCCATGCTCCAGGTCATGACGATGTATTCATCGTCGGTGACGGTGCACTGATCATCAACGAAGAAATCAACCGTCCATATCCGCCAACTGCACAGATCGCAATCCAGCAAGGTGAAAACCTTGGAGATAATCTGGTAGCACTGGTTCGTGGTGGCAGCGAATTGAAACCATTCGTTCCATCTTTGAAGGGTACAGTAGCATCCCTTGGTAAAAATGAAGCGATTGGTCTCGTAGGCGATAAAAAGATCTATGGCAGCACAGCAGCACTGATGAAAAAAATCATCGATAACCGTTCCCTGTTCCTGCTTGGTGGTCTCCCGCTCGTGATGAAAAAAGTTAAACTGTAG
- a CDS encoding sensor domain-containing diguanylate cyclase gives MKKMKLSLRHLIIFVALLSCVLTLVSSLWSGYHTDKQTLIANNLETNRVYAQKLAETTDIFFKATLQTLRFSSMDIASFMQNDEQKLLHEANRLKEQTNTFNSVVITDAKGKILATSPQSLQLKDKMLASPGGKQALKEKKPLISKPYTAITGRLVIFISHPIFDKKGNYLGLVGGTLYLKEKNILNTLLGEHFYQDGSYVYVVDGDGRVVYHQNPQRVNDVVVENPVVQKIMQGKSGAEQVINTKKQDMLAGYSYIPIADWGIVAQRPVDQALAPATEMLNEMVQQSLPFLLVSLLVIWWISRRIAQPLHQLAHYTENSTENSQEKHIENVMAWYYEAIQLKKSLLHSLVFLHNRVNYFMYQSTTDPLTKLTNRRTMDEKMKNWVENDVPFSLILLDIDRFKRVNDTYGHSIGDEVLKFLACQMNEVSRESDICCRFGGEEFVILLPHTEKMEAFKVAERLRMNMESSTSPCGETVTISAGVSSYPDCTSEITKVIEQADECLYEAKNSGRNRTIVFEHSHKVLQC, from the coding sequence ATGAAAAAAATGAAATTGTCTTTGCGACATTTAATTATATTTGTCGCCCTTTTGTCGTGTGTTTTGACTCTCGTTAGTAGTTTGTGGAGTGGCTATCATACTGATAAACAAACGCTGATTGCAAATAATTTAGAAACCAATCGTGTATATGCTCAAAAGCTTGCCGAAACAACAGATATATTTTTTAAAGCTACTCTTCAAACTTTACGATTCAGTTCCATGGATATTGCTTCTTTTATGCAAAACGATGAACAGAAGCTTCTTCATGAGGCGAACCGTTTAAAAGAGCAAACCAATACGTTTAATTCTGTCGTCATCACAGACGCAAAAGGAAAAATTTTAGCTACATCTCCACAATCTTTACAATTAAAAGATAAAATGTTAGCATCCCCTGGTGGGAAGCAAGCGTTAAAAGAGAAAAAACCATTAATATCCAAACCATACACTGCTATTACCGGCCGACTCGTTATCTTTATTTCACATCCTATTTTTGATAAAAAAGGAAACTACCTTGGATTAGTAGGTGGAACCCTGTATTTAAAGGAAAAGAATATATTAAACACTCTGTTAGGTGAACATTTTTATCAAGATGGTTCCTATGTATATGTAGTCGATGGAGATGGACGCGTAGTTTATCATCAAAATCCTCAGAGAGTCAATGATGTTGTAGTAGAAAACCCTGTTGTTCAAAAGATTATGCAGGGAAAAAGTGGAGCGGAACAGGTTATCAATACGAAAAAACAAGACATGCTAGCTGGATATTCGTATATTCCGATTGCTGACTGGGGAATCGTTGCTCAACGTCCAGTGGATCAGGCGTTGGCACCTGCTACAGAAATGCTTAACGAAATGGTACAACAATCACTTCCTTTCTTACTTGTATCCCTACTTGTTATATGGTGGATTTCAAGGAGAATTGCACAACCCTTACATCAACTCGCGCATTATACTGAAAACAGTACTGAAAATAGTCAAGAAAAACACATAGAAAACGTGATGGCGTGGTACTATGAAGCAATTCAACTAAAAAAATCACTTCTTCATAGCCTGGTCTTTCTCCATAATAGGGTTAACTATTTTATGTATCAATCGACAACAGATCCACTAACAAAGCTTACGAATCGTCGGACGATGGATGAAAAAATGAAGAATTGGGTAGAAAACGATGTCCCTTTTTCGTTAATTTTATTAGATATAGATCGCTTCAAGAGGGTGAATGATACATATGGGCACTCTATCGGAGATGAGGTTTTAAAATTTTTAGCCTGTCAGATGAACGAAGTTTCACGAGAAAGTGATATATGCTGTCGCTTTGGGGGAGAAGAGTTTGTCATTTTGCTCCCTCATACTGAGAAAATGGAAGCTTTTAAGGTAGCTGAACGATTACGTATGAACATGGAATCGAGTACTAGCCCATGTGGTGAGACTGTGACCATTTCGGCTGGAGTTTCTTCTTACCCTGATTGTACATCCGAAATTACGAAAGTAATCGAACAAGCAGATGAATGTTTATACGAAGCTAAAAATAGCGGACGGAATCGCACGATCGTTTTTGAGCATAGCCATAAGGTTTTACAATGTTAG